CCAACCGGCAAAAAATCTTTCATCGCATAGATATAACCCATTCCAGCATTTTCCGGTCCAAGTTCAGGGTACAAAACCAGAGCACACAATCCAACTATTATCCATGGCCAAGGACGTAATGCGTAATGTGCAATCTGAAAAAACAGCGTTGCAAAGAGAGAATGCTTTTCGTTTTTTGCTGACATCATTCGCTGTGCAACATATCCACCTCCGCCAGGTTCTGCACCTGGATACCACGATGCCCACCATTGAATTCCAATGTATGCGAGAAACGATGCTGAAGTCAAAGCGAATGCTGTTCCAAAACTTGAAACTTCACCTGTCACTCTGGGAAAAAACTCAAAAACAAAGGGAGGAAGTTTTTCTTGAAGACCAGAAATCCCTCCGACTTGAGGTGCGTCTAAAACCAAAATTGCCAATATTATACAGCCCACCATTGCAATTATAAATTGAAATGCATCTGTAATAACTACTCCCCACAATCCTGAAAGCGCGGAATAAATTGCCACTAAGATCATACAACCAAAAACATAAAATATTACAGTTCCCTCGTCGATTCCAAACATACCAGTTAAAATCGAAATCATAGCTTTATTCACCCAGCCCATAATAATAATGTTCATTAGCACTCCAAGGTATAGAGCACGGAAACCGCGGAGAAACATAGCTGGTTTCCCTGAATATCTGATTTCCGCAAATTCGACTTCGGTCATAATTCCAGCTCGACGCCAAAGTCGCGCAAAGAAAAAGACAGTCAACAATCCGCCGAAAACAAAATTCCACCAAATCCAATTTCCGGAAATTCCATTCTTTGCAACCAATTCCGTAACTGCAAGGGGAGTATCGGCAGCGAATGTTGTTGCAACCATTGAAAGTCCTGCTAAATACCACGGCAAGTTTCTTCCTGATAGAAAAAACTCATTTGTACTTCCACTGGCTCGTTTAGAGTAATAAATCGCGATAGCGAAACTAATTAAGAAATAAAGAAATATTATAAAGTAATCAACGAATTGCATTATGACCTCGATTTGACGATGCAAGGATATTGGTTTGGTCTTTATGTAAGATGAAACTTTTAAACAATTGATTTAGCAAACATTAACATGACTCTGATTTAAAACTTTTATTGCAAAAGTAGTAATAATTATTTTCAAAATTACACGTGAGTAAAGAAATATTTATTTTATAATTTATTACGACCATTTCAAATTGCTATATCTTTGCCACCGAACTATGACTATTATCTGTCAATTTTCAATGATTTTAATTTCTTCCCCAATCGTTCATAATTTCCTAAATAAGCTCTCATCAGACTTTTCCAGAGTTTACCATGATTAGGAACGTGGAAGTGCAATAACTCGTGGACAATGACGTACTCACCTAGTTTTTTAGGCATGTCTAAGAGTTCTGCATTGAAGCTGAGATTACCAGCAGTTGAGCAGGAAGCCCATTTACGGCTCATAGGACGCACAGAAATGCTCTTTAAAGGGATATCTATCTCCTTGGCATATTTGACTACCCTTTTCTTAAATTCGGCTTTATTTACCCAAGTATTAATCTGTCTTTTAGTTCTGCTCATTAGCTCTTATAAATAGGTTAAACAAGTGATCTATCAATGCATTTGCTTTGTCTATATCATCTATTTCGTCTAATAAAATACCATATAATTTTAGTCTTAATTCTCTTGCTGATGCTTCACTTTTATTCCAGTTGGGAAATTCAGTAAAAGCTGTTTTGAATTTCTTAGCTGTTTCATCTGAATTCTTAATCCCGGATTCATTTAATTTTTCAGATAGAAAATATTCTAAATCATCTAATCCTTTCTGTTTCTGCTTTTCTTCTTTCTCGCTTATGCCATCTAAAATTCCTTTTAGTTTATCGAGTGCTTCTTCTGTAGTGATTATTCTATCTTCATAGTCTTCTTGTATCTGATGAGCTTTCTCTTTCAATGAGATTATAACTAGATCGTCACTTTCTCTTTCTGCAATTTTATCTATGCTCTTTACAAGATTTATAACTTTAACATTCTCAGGTGCTTTATTTTCTTTTATTGCTTCGATGGTTGCTTTATCTAATCCTACGAACTCAGTTCCAGTGCCTAAAATATTTATATCAATATTTTCTT
This is a stretch of genomic DNA from Ignavibacteria bacterium. It encodes these proteins:
- a CDS encoding Na+:solute symporter, with product MQFVDYFIIFLYFLISFAIAIYYSKRASGSTNEFFLSGRNLPWYLAGLSMVATTFAADTPLAVTELVAKNGISGNWIWWNFVFGGLLTVFFFARLWRRAGIMTEVEFAEIRYSGKPAMFLRGFRALYLGVLMNIIIMGWVNKAMISILTGMFGIDEGTVIFYVFGCMILVAIYSALSGLWGVVITDAFQFIIAMVGCIILAILVLDAPQVGGISGLQEKLPPFVFEFFPRVTGEVSSFGTAFALTSASFLAYIGIQWWASWYPGAEPGGGGYVAQRMMSAKNEKHSLFATLFFQIAHYALRPWPWIIVGLCALVLYPELGPENAGMGYIYAMKDFLPVGLKGLLVAAFFAAYMSTIATQLNWGSSYVMNDFYRRFIKKTESEKHYVLVSRVTTLMLMLVSVIVTLFITRISGAWEFILECGAGVGLVLILRWFWWRINAWSEISAMITPFIAYPIVKYYEISFPFSLFYLVGVTTVVWLAVTFITKPTDEEKLKSFYRLIHPGGILWKKISLQLPDVISDKGFAGMFLNWIFGVALVYSMLFGIGSLIFADYFNALLYFLIVLISITLIYKNISAATGKMF
- a CDS encoding M48 family metallopeptidase; translated protein: MSRTKRQINTWVNKAEFKKRVVKYAKEIDIPLKSISVRPMSRKWASCSTAGNLSFNAELLDMPKKLGEYVIVHELLHFHVPNHGKLWKSLMRAYLGNYERLGKKLKSLKIDR